Below is a window of Yimella sp. cx-51 DNA.
AGATCCCAGTCGTAGCCGCCGAGCGTGATCATGGGCTCGACGGTGAAGGTCATGCCCGGCTCAATGACGGTGTCGTACGCGGGCGCTGCGTCGTAGTGAGGCACGATCAACCCGGAGTGGAAGCTCGTGCCGATGCCGTGGCCGGTGTAGTCGCGCACCACCCCGTAACCGAAGCGTGCGGCGTACTTCTCGATCACCCGGCCGATGATGTTGAACTGCCGGCCCGGCTGTGCAGCCTTGATGCCACGCATCATCGCTTCCCGGGTGCGTTCCACCAGGTCGGTCACCTCCGGGGCGACCTCACCCACCAGGAAGGTGGCGCAGTTGTCGCCGTGCACCCCGCCGGTGTAGGCCGTGACATCGATCTTGACGATGTCGCCGTCCTGCAGCACCTGGTCATCGGGGATGCCGTGGCAGATCACCTCGTTGACGCTGGTGCACAGCGACTTGGGGAAGCCTCGATAGCCCAGTGTCGAGGGATAGGCGTGGTGGTCGAGGAGGAACTCGTGGGCGATGCGGTCGAGTTCGTCGGTGCTGATGCCGGGCCTGACGGCCGACCCCGCTGCTTGGAGCGCCTGTGCACCGAGCCGGCCAGCCACGCGCATCCGCTCGATCGTCTCCCCGTCCTTGATCTCCGACCCGTCGAACGGAGTCGGCTCCGGTCGGCCGACGTACTCCGGACGGGCGATCGAGGCAGGGACGGCGCGGCGGGGGCTGATCGTCCCGGCGACCATCGGGACGCGAACTGACATGCGGGCGAGTCTAGACGCGTGAAGCGTGGTGGGAACACCGAGCGAGCTGGGTATCAGGGCTCTTCGGCTCCACCGCTGCCCGCCGGTCGATAAGCTCCGAGCACCGCATGAGAAGAGAGTGGGAGCGCTTCATGGCTTACTGGTACAACGTCAACTCCGGTCGGATCGAGCAGGACGGCGACACCGAGTCCAAGGATCACCTGATGGGCCCCTACGCCACCGAGGATGAGGCGCGCGCAGCGCTGGAGACCTCGCGTGCCCGCAACGAGGCGTGGGACGAGCAGGACAAGAAGTGGGACGGCGAGGAGTAGAGCCGTCGTCCCGAAACATCGGCACAACAGCGAAGCCGCACCCGGGTCGGGTGCGGCTTCGCCGTTGTCTGTGGAGTCAGCGGAGCAGGAAGCGCGGCGCGCGAGCCTTCACGTGCGGCGGCGACGCAGGAACGCCCGTCCCACAACCGCAAGCAGGAAGGCGATGCCGCCAGCTGCCACCGGCACCCAGAAGCCCGCGTGCGGTTCGACCGACTCGATGACCGAACCTGACACCGCCGAGCCCGCGGCGATGCCGATGATCAGGCCGGTGAGCACGACGCTCATCGCCTCGTTGACCTGCGTGGGTGGCACGAGCCGCTGGGCGAGCTGCATCGAGATGATCAGGGTAGGAGCGGTGGCTGCACCGGCGACGGTCATCACCACCGTGATGGGCACCAGGTGATCGGTCAGCAGGATCGGCGCCTCCAGGAAGAACATTCCGGCCGTGCCCAGCACGAGAGCGGTCTGCAGCGACCAGCGCAGCTTGTGCGTGCCGAACCAGAGTCCGGCTGCGGCTGATCCAAGCGCGAACAGCGCAACGACGAGGCCGGCCGCGGACGGGTGGCCCTGCTCCTTGGCCACGGCGATGGCCGTTACCTCGTTGGAGCCGAAAATCGCGCCGGTCATGAACAGCACGCAGGTGAGGATGAGGATGCCGGGGGTGCGGATCGCGAACGAGCTGCCCCGGTTGGCGACAACGTCGACCGGAGGTTCGGTGCTGCGTTCGCTGAGGAAGATCAGCGATCCGATCAGATAGAACAGCGCGGCAGCGACGAAGCCTGCTTCGGGGAACCACAGCGTCGCCAGGCCGATCGCCAGCGCCGGACCGAGGACGAAGGACAGTTCGTCGATGACCTGCTCCAGCGACATCGCGGTGTGCTGCAGTTCGGGTTTGTCAGCGAGGCGGTGGTGCCACCGAGCCCGGCTCAAAGTTCCGACATTCGCCACGATCGCCGACAACGCGTACGAAACGAAGAGCGTCCATCGCGGCCACCCGAAAGCGGACGCGGCGACGACGACCGCTGCCCACGCGACCGACCAGGCAAGCAACGGATAGGTCACTCGGCGCTGGCCGAAGCGATCGGTCAGTCGGCCTGCCACGACCGCGGTGATGGCCAGCAGCACCAGGCCGGTCGCCGACACCGCTCCGGCCAGGGCGAACGACCCGGTGCGGGTGGAGATCATCGCCACCAGCGACATGCCGAACATCGCCCCGCCGAGTCGACCGATCGCCGAGCCGGTCATGAACCGGCGGGCGGCGGGATCCTTCAACAAAGGGAGATAGGTCGACAGCACCTCGACATCCCACCACCTGGCGAGCGCCTGCGCGAATCGTTTCGCGGGGTGTCAGTGAAGAGGCGTAACGTGACCGACGATGACTACTGCAACCCGCGCACTCGCGGTCACCCAGGCCAACCGTCCCTTCGAGGCAACCACGATCGAGCGCCGTCATCTTCGCGACGACGACGTGCTCATCGACATCAAGTTCGCCGGCATCTGTCACAGCGACATCCACACCGTCCGCCAGGAATGG
It encodes the following:
- the map gene encoding type I methionyl aminopeptidase, with translation MSVRVPMVAGTISPRRAVPASIARPEYVGRPEPTPFDGSEIKDGETIERMRVAGRLGAQALQAAGSAVRPGISTDELDRIAHEFLLDHHAYPSTLGYRGFPKSLCTSVNEVICHGIPDDQVLQDGDIVKIDVTAYTGGVHGDNCATFLVGEVAPEVTDLVERTREAMMRGIKAAQPGRQFNIIGRVIEKYAARFGYGVVRDYTGHGIGTSFHSGLIVPHYDAAPAYDTVIEPGMTFTVEPMITLGGYDWDLWDDGWTVTTKDKSWCAQFEHTVLMTDDGPEILTLP
- a CDS encoding methionine aminopeptidase; the encoded protein is MAYWYNVNSGRIEQDGDTESKDHLMGPYATEDEARAALETSRARNEAWDEQDKKWDGEE
- a CDS encoding MFS transporter translates to MLSTYLPLLKDPAARRFMTGSAIGRLGGAMFGMSLVAMISTRTGSFALAGAVSATGLVLLAITAVVAGRLTDRFGQRRVTYPLLAWSVAWAAVVVAASAFGWPRWTLFVSYALSAIVANVGTLSRARWHHRLADKPELQHTAMSLEQVIDELSFVLGPALAIGLATLWFPEAGFVAAALFYLIGSLIFLSERSTEPPVDVVANRGSSFAIRTPGILILTCVLFMTGAIFGSNEVTAIAVAKEQGHPSAAGLVVALFALGSAAAGLWFGTHKLRWSLQTALVLGTAGMFFLEAPILLTDHLVPITVVMTVAGAATAPTLIISMQLAQRLVPPTQVNEAMSVVLTGLIIGIAAGSAVSGSVIESVEPHAGFWVPVAAGGIAFLLAVVGRAFLRRRRT